A region of the Streptomyces durocortorensis genome:
CTCCGCCTCCCGTTCCGCGCTGACGCGGGACTGCTGGACGAGGAAGGTGCCGAGCCCGGCGATGAGCGCGAGGACGAGCGCCGCGACACCCCAGGCGGCCCGCACCCGGGCCCGCCGGAGACGATGGCGCCTTGCGGCCAGATCGATGAATGCGCTTTCCTCGGCGGAGAGTTCATCCTCCCGGGCATGTATCCGGCTGGTCAAAGAGGCCAGATGAATAGGGCCGGGCAGCAGGTCCGGGGAGCGCCCCGTCATCTCCCAGCGGTCGAGGTCGTGGCGCAACTCCGCACGGGCCGCCAGCAGGTCACTGTCGGTCTGCACCTGGCCGGCGAGCGTCGGCCAGGTACGGATGAGGGCCTCGTGGGCGAGCTCGGCCGTCTGCGGTTCGCCCTCTTTCCCACGTAGCACCAGCAGCCGCCGTTCGGCCAGGGCCCGGGCGATCCGCCAGCGCGCCTCACCCGTCTCCTCACGGGTGAGCATCCGGCGCAGCGGGGCCTCACTGCCGGGCAGCACCCGGACGAGTCCGGTGAGCAGTCGCAGCGCGTCGGTCTCGTCCACCGGGCGTACGCACTCCCGCCACGCCTGTTCCGCATGGCGCGCCAGGGCGCCGTGGACCCCGCCGATCTCGTCGTACGTCGTCAGGCGCAGCCGGCCGCCGGACTGCCGGTCCCACACCTGGGTGAGGACGAAGCCGAGCAGGGGCAGGATGCCGGGCGCGCCTCCGGCGTCGTCCAGGATGCGCTGCTCCAGCCCGGGGTCGTACGCCACGGTCGGCAGACGCCTGACGGGCTCGCTGATCACGTCTGCGAGCTGGTCCCCGGACATCGGGGTGAGCGGAACGTTGGTCCCGTCCTTCAGCGCCGGGCCCATGAAGGGGTGGTTGAGCGCCGCGTCCACGAAGTCGGCGCGGAGTGTGAGCAGGACGCGGACGTTCCCGGGCTGCGCCTTCGGGAAGAGCAGCCGGGCGGCCTCCACCATCTCGGCCTCGGTGCGGTCCAGGAGGGACTCGGCCTGGTCAACGACGACCAGGACCCGGGCCGCCGTGGGTCCGAGTGCGCGGTGGAGGGCGTCGGCCAGCCCCTCCTTCACCAACTGCGCTTCCATGTATTCGGCGCTCTTTGCTTCTTCCGACTCCTGGGCCCGCGCCAGCCGGTACAGCTCGGTGGCGAGCGCGGAGCGCAGGGAGGCGATGTGCCCCGCGTTGACGACCAGGACTGCGTACCCCGCCTCCCGCATCTTCGGCACCACACCGGCCAGCACCAGCGAGGACTTGCCGCAGCCGGAGGGCCCGTACAAGGTGACGGGCGGCCGGTCGCCGTGCAGGGCGGTGACCACCTCCTCGATGTCGTCGTCCCGCCCGAAGAAGATGTGGGCGTCGGCCTCTTGGAAGGTGGCGAGGCCGCGGAACGGGGTGGGCGGGGTGACGAGGGGGACGAGTTCGGGCAGCGCGTCCAGCAGCGTACGGGTCCTCAGGGCGAATGCCTGCTGCGTCTCGCGTCCGGGCTCGGCGGCCACCATCAGGCCGACGACTGCGCCGAGTTCGTCGTTCCAGACGGGACTGCCGCTGAAGCCCCGCTTGACGTAGACGCTCTCGCCGTCGCCTCGCGAGAGCTGGATCCATCCCTCCTGGGTCGGCCCCCGGAACGTCCCGCTGTGCCAGATGCCGCCGGGGTGGTCGTCGGTGAACCCCACGGCCCGGGCGTGGTGGTGCCACACGCCCTCCGGGGGATCGGCCAGGGGCAGCGGCCGGGCCCCGGGTATCGGGTCCCCCAGCTGCAGGAGGGCCATGTCACCGGTCCGGTCGGGCGCGACGGGTATCCAGCGCCGCACTTCGGCTATGCGGTCACCGCCGTCGTACGAGCCCCCGGCGTCCCCGGCCAGCGGCAGGTCGATGGCGACCTCGGCCCCGGACTCCACCGCTTCCTCCCGGGGCCGGTCGAGGGCGTCGGAGACCACGTGGGCGCAGGTGAGCACGAGATCGTCGGTGACCAGGAAGCCCGCACCGGCGACCATGCCGTCCCGGCCCCTGACGCGGACGACGGCGGCGGCCAAGGCCGCCTCCGGGCCGTATGCAGGGTCAGGGCGGCCCGTCGTGCGCTCCGGGGTCGTCCGCCGGTCGTCCCCGTGCCCGCCCTGCGATCCGTGTGTCACTGGGCCCCCACCCGTATCAACTGCGCTGCTGCCCCACATTATCGGCGTCCGTGCCCGGCCCGTCGTTCCTGTTCCAGGTCAGGGTGATGGAGAAATTGGCCGCCGTCGCGGTGCTGGCGATGACGACGTCCGCCTCGGCGGACAGGGACACCCCGAACTCCAGGGTGATCTCGTCCGGGGCCTGCGCCATCCCGGAGAAGCGGTCCACGAAGCTCTCCGCAACGGGGCGTACGGTGTCCAGCATCTGCCCGAGTGTCCGCTCGGCCCGCGCCACGGTACGGCCGCCCCGCCCCACGCGGACGAGTGCCTCGTCCACTTCGCGGATCTGGACCCGGACGGTTTGGTCGCTGGCGTCGCCGACGGCGTTGCCCAGGGCCACTTCCACCGTGTGGACGGGGCGTTCGTTCATGGCGGTCTCCAATGCTCGGGAGCTTCAGATCGTAGCGAGAGCGGCCGAGGCGGTTCCCGGGAGCTAGGGCGAGTATCGGGTTGTGATCAGTTTGCGGGTTTCACCCTCGGCGTTGAGCCGGATCCGGCAGAACTTGTTGTATGACGCGAGTGCAATGAACGGACGCTGAATGGGAGTTCATCGAGCCGTACCTGCCGATCGGTGAGTACGGCCCGTACCCCGAGCGGCTCCGCCGACAGTTCGAGGGGGTGATCTGGCGGTTTCTTCAGGCGGCCAGTGGCGGGAGATGCCGCGGGAGTTCGGTGCCTGGTCGACTGTCCACAACCGCCACCGGCAGTGGAGGGATGCCGGAGTGTTCGAGGCCCTGCTGGAGGGCGTGATCGCGGAAGCCGCGAAGCGGGGTCAGGTGGACCTGTCGCTGGTCAGCGTGGATTCCACCACCGTCCGGGCCCACCACGACGCGGCCGGGATGCACCTCGACTCCGCCACGCTTGCCGACCTGGAGAAGGCCGCCGAGGAGGCGGAGAAGGCCCGGCAAAAGGGGGCGGCCCGGAGGGACAAGACGGGCAGGACACCGCGGACGCCCCGGAACGCGACAAGCGGCGACGTGTCCGACGCAGGCGCAAGCTCCGTCTGAAAGCCGCCCTGCCTGGCCGTTCCAGAGGCGGTCAGACCAGCAAGGTCCACGTCGTCGGTGAGCGCAGGTGCCGCCCGCTGGCGCTCGTGCTCACCGAGAGGGGCAGGCCGCTGACAGCCCTCAGTTCGTCCCCGTCCTGAAGAAGGTCCGGGTTCGCGGGCCGGCCGGTCGTCCCCGTACTCGCCCCGGCGCGGTCGCCGGGGACAAGGCTTACTCGTCCCGCGGCAACCGCGCTCACCTGCGCAAACGCGGCATCAAGGCAGTCATCCCGGAGAAGAAGGACCAGGCCGCCAACCGGAAGAAGAAGGGCTCCACGGGCGGCCGGCCCGTCAGCCACGACGCCGAGCTCTACAAGGAGAGGAACACGGTCGAGCGCCTGATCAACAAGCTGAAAGCCTGGCGAGGCATCGCCACTCGCTACGACAAAACTCCTGCGAGCTACCTCGCTGGCCTCCACCTTCGCGGCGCGATGATCTGGATCAAAGACCTGGTCAGAACCACCCCTTGATCACAACCGAATACTCGCCCTGGGAGGCATGTATGTCGGAGCAGGCCTCTAGGAATTCGAACGACGGCATCTCCCTGACCCAGGTCACCGAGGGCGCGCTGGAGGAGTCCGCCAAGATGCTGGCGGAGATGCAAAGGCTTGACCTCCTGGGGATTCGATCAGCCAACGTGCAGTCCGTGGGTTGGGACGGAGGCCAACGAGCCGCTCACGTCCTCCGAGGTCGTCACGATCCTCGGTCAGGACACCCTTGCTGAGGTTGCCGAGAAGACCGGGGCCGACACCGGAGAACTGGCGGACTATGTGGCCGAGCAGCTGCCGGTGCTGATCGACCAGACCTCCCCCGACGGGCAGATCACGAGCGACCCTGAGGTGTTCAGCCAGGCGTTCACCGAGTTCGAGAACAACGCCCCGTTCACGGTGCCCACCGCCCGGATCGGGGACGGCCGCGATGCGACCCGCCGAGTTCGTCATCCTGCAGTTCACGCAGGAAGTAGGCCAGGGCTGGAACACACAGGTGCCCCCGAGCCGTCCGCCCCGGACGGCTCGGGGGCACCTGTGTGTCGTGTGGTCAGGCGGTCAGCGAGAACACGGGACTTGGGGCACCCTGGACTGTCAAGCCCCGGGTTTTGTGGAGACTCCGTTAGCTGGATTTCTGGAGTGATGTAGAGGGTTCGGCCACAAGGTAGTGGGGCGGCCTCGTGCTCGGCCGGGGTGACGTGTCCGAGCTCGCCGTGGAGGCGGCGCTGGTTGAACCAGTCGATGTATTCGGCGCGATCTCGACGTCGTTGATGCCGGTCCACGGCCCCTTGTTCCGGATCAGCTCGGCCTTGAACAGGCTGCTGAACGCCTCGGCGCGGGCGTTGCCATACGAGTCACCCTTGGAGCCGACCGAGGCCACGGCCGCCTCCCGTTCGAGGCGTTCGGTGGAGCGCAGAGCCCGGTATCGGACTCCGCGGTCCGAGTGGTGCGTGAGGCCGGTGAGGTCGGCGTCGGCGTGTCGGCGGCGCCAGATCGCCATCTCCAGCGCGTCCAGGGCGAGGTCGGTGTAGAGGCTGGTGGCGACCTGCCAGCCGACGACCATGCGGGAGAAGACGTCGATGACGAAGGCGGCGTAGACCCAGCCGGAGAAGGTCCTGATGTAGGTGATGTCCGCGACCCACAGCTGGTTCGGGGCGGTCGCGGTGAACTGTCGCTCGACCAGGTCGGCCGGGCGGCCGGTCTCCGGGGCGGGCCGCGTGGTGCGCGGGCTCTTGGCCCGGATCACCCCGCGCAGGCCGTCCGCGCGCATGAGGCGTTCGACCGTGCAGCGAGCCACCTCGACTCCCTCGCGGATTAGGGCTGCATGGACCTTGCGGGCCCTGTAGACAGCGTAGTTGTCGGTGTGGATCCGGCGAATCTGTTCGGTGAGCTCGGCATCGCGCGGGCTGCGGGCCGACGGAGGACGGCTGTGGGCGGCGTAGTAGGTGCTCGGCGCGATCGGCGCGTCCGTCTCGGCGAGGACGTCGCAGATCGGCTGGACGCCGAACGTCTCCTTGTACTGGTCGATGCAGGCGACCTTCATCGCAGTGGACGGTCCAGCTCCGCGGCGAAGAAAGCCGAGGCGGACTTCAGATCGCGTTCGCCCGCCGCAGTTCCTTCACCTCCCGCTCCAGCTCCGCGATCCGGGCGGCCTCCGCGCTGGTGGTCCCGGCAACGGTGCCCTCGTCGATCTCGGCCGCTTGACCCACCCCCGCAGGGCCTCGGGGTGCACGTTCAGCTGGTCGGCGATGCGCTTGATCGCCCCGGCACGGCCGGCCGGGTCCTTGCGGGCCTCGATGGCCAGACGCGTCGCGCGTCACGCAGTTCGTCGGGGTACTTACGGGGAGCAGCCATGATCGGCATCCTTCCGGGTTTGATGATCTCCATCAAACCCGGGGCGGTTCATGGGAGCGGGTGCGCACCGCCGTCGACAGCTACCTGCAGGGTCTGTGGCGGCAGGGCGGTCTCATGGGCCAGACACCTCAGGAGGCGTACTTCGTCCAGGCCGGCGAGGGCATCACGATGACGGAGGACGACGTGACGTCGGGCCAGCTCATCGTCAAGGCCGGCCTCGCCGTCACGCGGCCCGCCGAGTTCGTCATCCTGCAGTTCACCCAGGAGATCGGCCAGGCCTGACCTGCCCCCGCCGGGCCCCCGGGGCCGCCGAAGAGGGCTGATGCCGAATCGGCCGGACCGGGTCAAAGGCTCCGGCCGGGACAGCGACGCGCACTGTCACAACTCCCTGTCAGTCTTCGGACACGGACCGGCTCGCTGGGGTCATGTCAGCGCCGACGTGCGCCCGGTTTCTGACGGCCGGTGACGGTGAACGCCACGGAGTAGGTGAGGGTGTCCTCGCTGTCCAGGTGGTCGAGGAAGATCCGGACGGCCTTGTCCGCGGCCCCGGACGAGCCGAGAGCACGGGCGATGGCGGGGCGGGCGATGTCGAGCTTCAGATGCCACTGCTCTCGTTCGGCCGGTTCGATCGGCCC
Encoded here:
- a CDS encoding CU044_2847 family protein yields the protein MNERPVHTVEVALGNAVGDASDQTVRVQIREVDEALVRVGRGGRTVARAERTLGQMLDTVRPVAESFVDRFSGMAQAPDEITLEFGVSLSAEADVVIASTATAANFSITLTWNRNDGPGTDADNVGQQRS
- a CDS encoding YidB family protein, which gives rise to MTSWGFDQPTCSPWVGTEANEPLTSSEVVTILGQDTLAEVAEKTGADTGELADYVAEQLPVLIDQTSPDGQITSDPEVFSQAFTEFENNAPFTVPTARIGDGRDATRRVRHPAVHAGSRPGLEHTGAPEPSAPDGSGAPVCRVVRRSARTRDLGHPGLSSPGFCGDSVSWISGVM